A genomic region of Bernardetia sp. ABR2-2B contains the following coding sequences:
- a CDS encoding type B 50S ribosomal protein L31 translates to MKKEIHPDYREVVFLDTSSDYKFLTRSTVLTKDTITWEDGKEYPLVKVEVSSASHPFYTGGKGNFGRTTGRVERFNRRYKRTDKNAEAPAETKEESTEK, encoded by the coding sequence ATGAAAAAAGAAATTCACCCAGATTACCGTGAAGTAGTATTTTTAGATACTTCTAGCGATTATAAATTCTTAACTCGTTCTACTGTCCTAACAAAAGATACTATCACTTGGGAAGATGGAAAAGAATATCCATTAGTAAAAGTAGAGGTTAGTTCTGCATCTCACCCATTCTATACAGGTGGAAAAGGAAACTTTGGACGTACTACTGGACGTGTTGAGCGTTTCAACCGTCGTTATAAGCGTACTGATAAAAATGCAGAAGCTCCAGCAGAAACAAAAGAAGAATCTACTGAAAAGTAA
- a CDS encoding GEVED domain-containing protein produces the protein MTFTKTIKRTLFSFGLGIGMLASSTSFAQDSHDHKDGRSCHTDNNLERLLSINPEAKQTMRNIESFTQNYVQNQKNQRTEAEVYTIPVVVHVLYRTSAQNISNAQIQSQIDVLNADFRRTNPDYVNTPNEFLGSVADTEIQFVLADTDPNGNPTSGITRTSTNKSSFSTNDEMKFTSQGGKDAWDTQKYLNMWVCNMSGGILGYAQFPGSGAANTDGVVMLTTAFGSTGNVNAPFDKGRTATHEVGHWLNLRHIWGDGNCSQDDFVTDTPIAAASNGGCPSYPSKSCSNNGGFSSDMFMNYMDYTNDACMFMFTTGQKNRMRAVLTGFRSDLVSGSTGGGGGNPTPSYCASKGNDASYEWIAGVKVGSLNKTSGNNGGYADNTSSSVSLSQGSNNAVTLTPGFASSTYNEYWKIWIDFNKDNDFDDAGELVYDAGSLSSSVVNGTLSIPSNAATGSTRMRVSMKYNGAQTACETFSYGEVEDYTVNITGASAPSCGVPSNLSSSSVTSSSFTASWSAVSGATSYDLRVRTSGGSWNVLNSTSTSLNLTGASASTQYEFQVRANCSVSSSYSSSRFVTTSAAPVLSYCDSKGNSVADEWIQRVQVGSINNNSGANGGYGDFTNLSTTFGKGTSYTITITPTWSGRTYSEAYDVWIDYNQDGDFNDSGEKVYTRTRSTSSSVSGSFTIPSSAANGSTRMRVTMKYNGNATPCETFSYGEVEDYTVVIGTTNRINPSPMAYHNDRAQDARVDGTKDGDVAFVAFPNPASQTLNIRLGYFSLDSEVVVYSVTGARVLNTTLTSQETAINVSKLPKGMYILSVNNGREIETIKFIKE, from the coding sequence ATGACTTTTACAAAAACAATCAAACGCACACTTTTTAGCTTCGGACTCGGCATAGGAATGCTTGCAAGTTCGACATCATTCGCTCAAGATTCTCACGACCATAAAGACGGTCGTTCATGTCATACAGACAATAACTTAGAACGTTTGCTTTCTATCAACCCTGAAGCAAAGCAAACAATGCGTAATATTGAATCATTTACACAGAATTACGTTCAAAATCAAAAAAATCAACGTACAGAAGCTGAAGTTTATACAATACCTGTTGTAGTACACGTATTATATAGAACATCTGCTCAAAACATTAGTAACGCACAGATTCAATCTCAAATTGATGTATTGAATGCTGACTTTAGAAGAACTAATCCTGATTATGTAAATACTCCTAATGAGTTTTTAGGTTCAGTAGCTGATACAGAAATACAGTTTGTTTTAGCAGATACAGACCCTAATGGTAATCCAACTTCAGGTATTACTCGTACTTCTACAAACAAATCATCTTTTTCTACAAATGATGAAATGAAATTTACTTCTCAAGGTGGTAAAGATGCTTGGGATACTCAAAAATATTTGAATATGTGGGTATGTAACATGAGTGGTGGAATTTTGGGTTATGCTCAATTCCCAGGTAGTGGTGCTGCCAATACTGACGGTGTTGTAATGCTTACTACTGCTTTTGGTTCTACTGGAAACGTAAATGCTCCTTTTGATAAAGGACGTACAGCAACTCACGAAGTTGGTCACTGGTTAAACCTTCGCCATATTTGGGGAGATGGTAACTGTAGCCAAGACGATTTTGTAACTGATACACCTATTGCAGCAGCTTCTAACGGTGGATGTCCTTCTTATCCTTCAAAATCTTGTTCTAACAACGGTGGTTTTTCAAGTGATATGTTTATGAACTATATGGATTATACAAATGATGCTTGTATGTTTATGTTCACAACAGGTCAGAAAAACCGTATGCGTGCTGTTCTTACTGGATTTCGTTCTGATTTAGTTTCAGGTTCTACTGGTGGAGGTGGAGGAAACCCAACTCCTTCTTACTGTGCATCTAAAGGAAATGATGCTAGTTATGAATGGATTGCTGGTGTTAAAGTTGGTTCTCTAAACAAAACAAGTGGAAATAATGGTGGATATGCAGATAATACTTCATCTTCTGTAAGTCTTTCTCAAGGAAGTAACAATGCAGTTACACTTACTCCTGGTTTTGCTAGTAGTACATATAATGAATATTGGAAAATTTGGATTGACTTCAATAAAGATAATGATTTTGATGATGCTGGTGAATTAGTTTATGATGCTGGTTCTTTAAGTAGTTCAGTAGTAAACGGAACACTTTCTATTCCTTCAAATGCAGCTACTGGTTCTACTCGTATGCGTGTATCAATGAAATATAATGGCGCACAAACTGCTTGTGAAACTTTCTCTTATGGCGAAGTTGAAGATTACACTGTAAATATTACTGGTGCATCTGCTCCTTCTTGTGGTGTTCCTTCTAATCTTTCTTCTTCTTCTGTAACAAGTTCTTCATTTACTGCTTCTTGGTCTGCTGTTTCAGGTGCAACTTCTTATGATCTTCGTGTTCGTACTAGTGGTGGTTCTTGGAATGTTCTTAATTCTACTTCTACTTCACTTAATCTTACAGGCGCATCTGCTTCTACTCAATATGAGTTCCAAGTACGTGCAAACTGTTCAGTAAGTAGCTCTTATTCTTCAAGTAGATTTGTAACAACATCTGCTGCTCCAGTTCTTTCTTACTGTGATTCTAAAGGAAATAGTGTTGCTGATGAGTGGATTCAGAGAGTACAAGTTGGTTCAATCAACAACAATTCAGGTGCAAACGGTGGATATGGCGACTTTACAAATCTTTCTACAACATTTGGAAAAGGAACTTCTTACACAATCACAATTACGCCAACTTGGTCTGGTCGTACTTATAGTGAAGCATATGATGTTTGGATAGATTATAACCAAGATGGTGATTTTAATGATTCAGGAGAAAAAGTTTATACTCGTACAAGAAGTACAAGCTCTTCTGTAAGTGGTTCATTTACAATTCCTTCTTCTGCTGCAAACGGCTCTACTCGTATGCGTGTAACGATGAAGTATAACGGAAACGCAACTCCTTGTGAAACATTCTCTTATGGTGAAGTTGAAGACTATACAGTAGTAATTGGTACTACAAACAGAATCAATCCTTCTCCAATGGCTTATCACAATGATAGAGCGCAAGATGCTAGAGTTGATGGAACTAAAGACGGAGATGTTGCTTTTGTAGCATTCCCTAACCCTGCAAGTCAGACATTAAATATTCGTTTAGGTTACTTTAGCTTAGATTCAGAAGTGGTTGTTTATAGTGTAACAGGAGCAAGAGTTCTGAACACTACACTTACTTCTCAAGAAACTGCTATTAATGTTTCAAAACTTCCTAAAGGAATGTATATCTTGAGCGTTAATAATGGTCGTGAGATAGAAACAATCAAATTTATCAAAGAATAA
- a CDS encoding acetyl-CoA carboxylase carboxyltransferase subunit alpha, which translates to MLLDFEKPIFELEEKLQETKTLAAKNNMDVSQAVKLLEERIVHLKKETFKNLTRWQRVQLSRHPDRPYTLDYIAYLTDDFVELHGDRGFGDDKAMIGGIAQIDGQSVMIIGQQKGRNTKQRQHRNFGMANPEGYRKALRLMQLANKFGIPILTLIDTPGAYPGIEAEERGQGEAIARNLKEMFLLDVPVICIVIGEGASGGALGIAIGDRVCMLENTWYSVISPESCSSILWRSWDYKEQAASALRLTSLDMHKFGLIDRIIEEPLGGAHRYQEETMEIVKKAVLEMIKELSKLDSKTLKQQRTEKFSKMGEFEEAQVNKVS; encoded by the coding sequence ATGTTATTAGATTTTGAAAAGCCTATTTTTGAGTTAGAAGAAAAGTTACAAGAAACTAAAACACTTGCAGCCAAAAATAATATGGATGTGAGTCAGGCTGTAAAACTATTAGAAGAGCGTATTGTACATTTGAAAAAAGAAACCTTCAAGAATCTAACTCGTTGGCAACGTGTACAACTTTCTCGCCATCCAGACCGTCCTTATACACTTGATTATATTGCTTATTTAACTGATGATTTTGTAGAACTACATGGAGACAGAGGTTTTGGAGATGATAAAGCCATGATTGGAGGAATCGCTCAAATTGATGGTCAATCTGTAATGATAATCGGACAGCAAAAGGGACGAAACACTAAACAAAGACAACATCGTAACTTCGGAATGGCAAATCCAGAAGGTTATCGCAAGGCATTGCGTTTGATGCAACTTGCCAATAAATTTGGAATACCAATTCTGACTTTGATAGATACCCCTGGTGCTTATCCAGGAATAGAAGCCGAAGAGCGAGGACAAGGAGAAGCAATTGCAAGAAATTTGAAAGAAATGTTTTTGTTAGATGTTCCTGTTATTTGTATCGTAATTGGTGAAGGAGCTTCAGGTGGCGCACTTGGTATTGCTATCGGAGATAGAGTTTGTATGCTTGAAAACACATGGTATTCGGTTATTTCTCCTGAATCTTGTTCCTCTATTTTATGGCGTAGTTGGGATTATAAAGAACAAGCTGCGAGTGCATTGCGTCTTACTTCTTTGGATATGCACAAATTTGGGTTAATAGATAGAATAATAGAAGAGCCTCTTGGTGGAGCGCACCGTTATCAAGAAGAAACAATGGAGATTGTGAAAAAAGCTGTTTTGGAAATGATAAAAGAACTCTCAAAACTAGATAGTAAGACATTGAAACAACAACGCACAGAAAAATTTTCTAAAATGGGAGAGTTTGAAGAAGCTCAAGTAAATAAGGTAAGCTAA
- the rimK gene encoding 30S ribosomal protein S6--L-glutamate ligase, which translates to MKLAILSANKNLYSTKRIIEAGEKKGHEMIVIDHTKCDLVIEKKKPNVIYKGAEMTDIDGVIPRIGASVTFFGTAVVRQFEMMKIFTSTESQALVRSRDKLRSLQILARAGLDLPKTVFSNYSRDVSSVVDKAGGAPLVIKLLEGTQGLGVVLADNKNTAESMLEAFNGLKARVIVQEFIKEAGGADIRVFIVDGVVVGAMKRQGKEGEFRSNLHRGGSANIIELTDQEENAALKAAKVLGLGVAGVDMLQSSRGPLILEVNSSPGLEGIEMATGKDIATSIIKYMERNVE; encoded by the coding sequence ATGAAATTAGCCATCTTATCAGCAAATAAAAACCTTTATTCTACCAAACGCATCATTGAAGCAGGAGAAAAAAAAGGACACGAAATGATTGTTATAGACCATACAAAATGTGATTTGGTTATAGAAAAAAAGAAGCCAAATGTAATTTATAAAGGTGCTGAAATGACTGATATTGATGGCGTAATTCCACGTATTGGAGCTTCTGTAACTTTTTTTGGAACGGCAGTAGTTCGTCAGTTTGAGATGATGAAGATTTTTACTTCTACCGAATCACAAGCCTTAGTTCGCTCAAGAGATAAACTAAGAAGTCTTCAAATTTTGGCTAGAGCAGGTCTTGATTTGCCAAAAACTGTTTTTAGTAATTACTCAAGAGATGTAAGTAGTGTAGTAGATAAAGCAGGTGGTGCGCCTTTAGTTATCAAGCTTTTAGAAGGAACACAAGGCTTAGGAGTAGTTTTGGCAGATAATAAGAATACAGCCGAGTCTATGTTAGAGGCTTTCAATGGTTTGAAAGCTCGTGTTATTGTACAAGAGTTTATCAAAGAAGCAGGAGGGGCAGATATTCGTGTCTTTATTGTTGATGGCGTAGTGGTAGGTGCAATGAAAAGACAAGGAAAAGAAGGAGAATTTCGTTCGAATCTTCACAGAGGAGGAAGTGCAAATATTATCGAACTGACAGACCAAGAAGAAAATGCTGCTCTAAAAGCTGCAAAAGTATTAGGTTTAGGAGTTGCTGGTGTCGATATGTTACAATCTTCAAGAGGACCTCTTATTTTAGAAGTAAATTCTTCTCCTGGATTAGAAGGAATCGAAATGGCGACAGGAAAAGATATTGCAACATCTATTATAAAATATATGGAGCGCAATGTAGAATAA
- a CDS encoding helical backbone metal receptor has translation MSIYTDQLNRKVEVTEFPKRIISLVPSQTELLFDLGVGENVVGITKYCIHPKEKIKKIDKVGGTKDFDIDKIIELNPDLIIANKEENYKEGIEKLDAKFPVWISDINDLSSAFKMILEVGKLVGKPKEADSLVYQLNQDFKGLKSINSESYKVLYFIWKDPFMIAGKDTFINNILNQMNFKNSSIENRYPILDKEQIKELNPQIILLSSEPYPFKEKHIEEFAQILPNTYIRIVDGELFSWYGSRLKCTVDYLKELQSDIKLHFNK, from the coding sequence ATGTCTATTTATACAGACCAGCTCAATCGTAAAGTAGAAGTAACAGAATTTCCAAAACGTATTATTTCGCTTGTTCCTTCTCAAACAGAACTTCTTTTTGATTTGGGTGTAGGCGAAAATGTCGTAGGAATTACTAAATACTGTATTCATCCAAAAGAAAAAATCAAGAAAATAGATAAAGTCGGAGGAACGAAAGATTTTGATATTGACAAAATAATTGAATTGAATCCTGATTTGATTATTGCCAACAAAGAAGAAAACTATAAAGAGGGAATTGAAAAATTAGATGCAAAATTTCCTGTGTGGATAAGTGATATAAATGATTTGAGTTCGGCTTTTAAAATGATTTTGGAAGTGGGGAAATTGGTAGGAAAACCAAAAGAAGCTGATAGTTTAGTTTATCAATTGAATCAAGATTTTAAAGGATTAAAAAGTATAAATTCTGAAAGTTATAAGGTGCTTTATTTTATTTGGAAAGACCCATTTATGATAGCAGGGAAAGATACTTTTATCAATAATATTTTAAATCAAATGAATTTCAAAAACAGTAGTATAGAGAATCGCTACCCTATTCTTGACAAAGAACAAATAAAAGAATTGAATCCTCAAATAATTTTACTTTCTTCTGAACCTTATCCTTTTAAAGAAAAACATATCGAAGAGTTTGCTCAAATATTGCCAAATACCTATATCAGAATAGTAGATGGAGAACTTTTTTCGTGGTATGGAAGTCGTCTGAAATGTACAGTTGATTATTTGAAAGAACTTCAAAGTGATATTAAGTTGCACTTTAACAAGTAA
- the lpxK gene encoding tetraacyldisaccharide 4'-kinase → MKYLLFPFAILYDLITQVRNYFYDKKWFKSVQPSVFTISVGNLTVGGTGKTPHIEYLIRYFLEKNESSENYKLATLSRGYGRETKGFILANEQTTASEIGDEPMQFYQKFAANNKLEKVNITVCEKRVLGMQKILELFLNTKTILLDDAFQHRAIKPHFSILLSDYNRPFYEDFLLPMGRIRENRKGAKRADVVLVSKCPLDLTEEKRKYICQKINYYTKSPVFFTSFDYDKAVSLLDSNQELKLEDDKKYSFGILTGIANYKPFQKYIETQFASFGKLESHKHFPDHYNYTEKDIEFLKNKNQGSDSNITWFTTEKDAVKLRPLIESFSKEEQNKISIFYIPIKVVFLDKNEEKQFQELI, encoded by the coding sequence TTGAAATACCTCCTTTTCCCTTTCGCTATTTTATACGATTTAATAACCCAAGTCAGAAATTATTTTTATGATAAAAAATGGTTTAAATCTGTGCAGCCTTCTGTTTTTACGATTTCAGTTGGAAATTTGACCGTAGGAGGAACAGGAAAAACGCCACACATAGAATATTTGATTCGATATTTTTTAGAAAAAAATGAAAGCTCAGAAAATTATAAACTAGCCACCCTTTCAAGAGGATATGGACGAGAAACGAAGGGTTTTATTTTAGCAAATGAGCAAACAACAGCTTCTGAAATTGGTGACGAGCCAATGCAGTTTTATCAAAAATTTGCAGCAAATAATAAATTAGAAAAAGTAAATATTACTGTTTGTGAAAAACGAGTTCTGGGGATGCAGAAAATTCTTGAATTATTTCTTAATACAAAGACAATTTTATTAGATGATGCTTTTCAACATAGAGCCATAAAGCCTCATTTTTCGATTTTACTTTCTGATTATAATCGTCCTTTTTATGAAGATTTTTTGTTACCAATGGGAAGAATTAGAGAAAATAGAAAAGGCGCAAAACGTGCTGATGTAGTTTTGGTAAGTAAGTGTCCTTTAGATTTGACAGAAGAAAAAAGAAAATATATTTGTCAGAAAATCAATTATTATACAAAATCGCCTGTTTTTTTTACGAGTTTTGACTATGATAAAGCTGTTTCTTTATTAGATTCTAATCAAGAATTGAAGTTAGAAGATGATAAAAAATATTCTTTCGGAATACTGACAGGAATTGCAAATTATAAACCTTTTCAAAAATATATAGAAACTCAATTTGCTAGTTTTGGAAAATTAGAAAGTCATAAACATTTTCCAGACCATTATAATTATACAGAAAAAGATATTGAGTTTTTGAAAAATAAAAATCAAGGCTCTGATTCGAATATAACTTGGTTTACTACAGAAAAAGATGCTGTCAAATTACGCCCTTTGATTGAATCATTTAGTAAAGAAGAACAAAATAAAATTTCCATTTTTTATATTCCTATAAAAGTTGTTTTTTTAGATAAGAATGAAGAAAAGCAATTTCAAGAATTGATATAG
- a CDS encoding Uma2 family endonuclease, which yields MATTKEERENRLRTKTAKKEKSNKSNFISEDEYLKREFLAETKSEYHAGKVVAMAGATYVHNLLVSRLIVQLSNCMEEKDCEVINSDMLIHIPECKKYVYPDVTVICGKPEFAEKKKGRSEALTNPQIVVEVLSKGTAEYDMGEKMICYLKLKNLKQYVIVSSERKSIITYTKDKDGDFKVKTYSENEDILIGECKIPIEKIYNKVGFEMESKEEENQEKE from the coding sequence ATGGCAACTACAAAAGAAGAAAGAGAAAATAGATTAAGAACAAAGACTGCTAAAAAAGAAAAGTCTAATAAAAGCAATTTCATTTCAGAAGATGAATATTTAAAAAGAGAATTTTTAGCTGAAACAAAAAGCGAGTATCACGCAGGAAAAGTTGTCGCTATGGCTGGTGCAACTTATGTTCATAATTTACTTGTTTCTAGATTAATAGTTCAGTTAAGTAACTGTATGGAAGAAAAAGATTGTGAAGTTATTAATAGTGATATGCTTATTCATATACCTGAATGTAAAAAATATGTTTATCCAGATGTAACAGTGATTTGTGGAAAACCAGAATTTGCAGAAAAGAAAAAAGGCAGGTCAGAAGCTCTCACTAATCCTCAAATCGTAGTAGAAGTTTTATCAAAAGGTACAGCAGAATATGATATGGGAGAAAAAATGATATGTTATCTCAAACTGAAAAATTTGAAGCAATATGTTATTGTGAGCAGTGAACGAAAATCAATTATCACTTATACAAAAGATAAAGACGGAGATTTTAAAGTAAAAACCTATTCAGAAAACGAGGATATTTTGATAGGAGAATGTAAAATTCCAATAGAAAAAATATATAATAAAGTGGGTTTTGAGATGGAAAGTAAAGAAGAGGAAAATCAAGAAAAAGAGTAA
- a CDS encoding ABC-F family ATP-binding cassette domain-containing protein codes for MLSINNLSFYFADRPIYFEASLHVKPKERIGLIGANGTGKSTLLRLIDGEYTPDEGDISKSKDCTLGFLNQDLLSYESHEPIINVAMQAFTRENELSARINKILSKIETEYNDKLLDELATLQTEFETLGGYSIQARAEEILEGLGFKTAELTKPLAQFSGGWRMRVMLAKLLLQKPALLMLDEPTNHLDLPSIEWLENYLTNYEGSIMIVSHDQDFLNNCCNVIVEVWGQDLIRYSGNYDFYREEKALRADLQQKAYENQQQKIKEAERFIERFKAKASKAKQAQSRVKQLDKVERIEAVESDAPTMRMRFTFQKPSGKIVAELDHVSKSYGQLQILDEAEAMIERGDKIALIGANGKGKSTVLRMLADAESYNSGELKEGHHVRQSFYAQHQLEALHLENDLLEELRSAGADRTEAELRAVLGCFLFAGDDIFKKIRVLSGGEKSRVALAKMLLSEANFLLLDEPTNHLDMKSVDILIEAVNNYEGSCIVVSHNRHFIQSIANKIWWIEEGKIKEYPGTYDEFKYWKQLRDAEEKENKSNGLEAKKAKEEKKAKQEEYKNSKQDNQHLSQEEQKELQRKVRQAERNLENVEKEVNKLEADIKELEKELALPSTYENPEKAEKLSKKHASLKKSLEVRTSEWENAMLEVEELK; via the coding sequence ATGCTTAGTATCAACAATCTCTCGTTTTATTTTGCCGATCGCCCTATTTATTTTGAGGCTTCTTTACACGTTAAACCTAAAGAACGTATCGGTCTTATTGGTGCCAATGGAACTGGCAAATCTACACTTTTACGTCTTATCGATGGCGAATATACTCCCGATGAAGGCGATATTAGCAAGTCTAAAGACTGTACACTTGGTTTTTTAAATCAAGATTTGCTCTCTTATGAAAGTCATGAGCCAATTATCAATGTGGCAATGCAGGCTTTTACTCGTGAAAATGAACTTTCTGCACGTATCAATAAAATTCTATCCAAAATAGAAACAGAATATAACGACAAGCTTTTAGATGAACTTGCAACCCTTCAAACAGAGTTTGAAACACTAGGAGGATATTCTATTCAAGCTAGAGCAGAAGAAATTTTGGAGGGTTTGGGCTTCAAAACGGCTGAACTTACCAAACCACTTGCACAGTTTTCAGGAGGTTGGCGTATGCGTGTAATGCTTGCAAAATTATTATTGCAAAAACCTGCGCTTTTGATGCTAGATGAGCCTACCAACCACTTAGATTTACCTTCGATTGAATGGTTAGAAAATTATTTGACTAACTATGAAGGTTCGATAATGATTGTTTCTCACGACCAAGACTTTTTGAATAATTGCTGTAATGTAATTGTTGAGGTTTGGGGACAAGATTTGATTCGTTATTCTGGAAATTATGACTTTTATAGAGAAGAAAAGGCTTTGAGAGCCGATTTGCAACAAAAAGCCTACGAAAATCAACAACAAAAAATTAAAGAAGCAGAGCGTTTTATTGAGCGTTTTAAAGCAAAAGCATCAAAGGCAAAACAAGCACAATCAAGAGTAAAACAACTAGACAAAGTAGAAAGAATTGAGGCGGTAGAATCGGATGCTCCGACAATGAGAATGCGTTTTACCTTCCAAAAACCATCTGGAAAAATAGTAGCTGAACTAGACCATGTATCAAAAAGTTATGGACAACTTCAAATTTTGGATGAAGCCGAAGCCATGATAGAAAGAGGCGACAAAATTGCTTTAATTGGTGCAAATGGAAAAGGAAAATCTACCGTTTTGAGAATGCTCGCAGATGCAGAAAGCTATAACTCTGGAGAGCTAAAAGAAGGACACCACGTAAGACAGTCGTTTTATGCACAGCATCAATTAGAAGCCTTGCATTTAGAGAATGACCTTTTAGAAGAACTTCGCAGCGCAGGAGCAGACCGAACAGAAGCAGAACTGAGAGCTGTTTTGGGCTGTTTTTTGTTTGCTGGAGATGATATTTTTAAGAAAATACGTGTTCTTTCAGGAGGAGAAAAATCAAGAGTTGCACTAGCGAAGATGTTGCTTTCAGAAGCAAATTTTCTATTACTAGATGAGCCTACCAACCACTTGGATATGAAGTCTGTCGATATTTTGATAGAAGCTGTCAATAATTATGAAGGTTCGTGTATTGTCGTTTCTCACAATCGTCATTTTATCCAAAGTATAGCCAATAAAATTTGGTGGATTGAAGAAGGTAAAATTAAAGAATATCCAGGGACGTATGATGAGTTCAAATATTGGAAGCAACTTAGAGATGCCGAAGAGAAAGAAAATAAATCAAATGGTTTAGAAGCAAAGAAAGCTAAAGAAGAGAAAAAAGCAAAGCAAGAGGAATACAAAAATAGCAAACAAGACAATCAACATCTTTCGCAAGAAGAACAAAAAGAACTTCAAAGAAAAGTTCGTCAAGCTGAACGTAATCTTGAAAATGTAGAGAAAGAAGTCAATAAATTAGAAGCTGATATTAAAGAACTAGAAAAAGAACTTGCCCTGCCAAGCACTTACGAAAACCCAGAAAAAGCTGAAAAACTTTCTAAAAAACACGCTTCTCTCAAAAAAAGTTTGGAAGTGAGAACTTCCGAGTGGGAAAATGCAATGCTTGAAGTAGAAGAGTTGAAATAA
- the purS gene encoding phosphoribosylformylglycinamidine synthase subunit PurS has translation MKFRAEIDVMPLKEILDPQGKAVKLGLDNLGVKEVHDVRIGKHIQLEIEATDKAQAEEKVELACKKLLANLIMEFYEYKIFEAEVA, from the coding sequence ATGAAGTTCAGAGCAGAAATTGACGTAATGCCACTCAAAGAAATCTTAGACCCACAAGGAAAAGCTGTAAAATTAGGCTTGGATAATTTGGGAGTAAAAGAAGTACATGATGTACGTATCGGAAAACATATTCAGTTGGAAATTGAAGCCACTGATAAAGCACAAGCAGAAGAAAAAGTTGAATTAGCTTGTAAAAAATTATTAGCTAATTTGATTATGGAATTCTATGAGTACAAAATATTTGAAGCAGAAGTAGCTTAA
- a CDS encoding nucleotide pyrophosphohydrolase: MTLEEAQKTVDDWINQFGIRYFNELTNMAMLTEEVGEVARIIARKYGEQSFKESDKDKELSDELADVLFVVICLANQTGVNLTEALQKNLDKKTKRDSTRHKENKKLN, translated from the coding sequence ATGACTTTAGAAGAAGCTCAAAAAACAGTTGATGACTGGATAAACCAATTCGGAATCCGATACTTTAATGAACTTACCAATATGGCAATGCTGACCGAAGAAGTTGGTGAGGTTGCTAGAATAATTGCACGAAAATATGGCGAACAATCTTTCAAAGAGTCAGACAAAGACAAAGAACTTTCTGATGAACTAGCTGATGTTCTTTTTGTGGTCATTTGTTTGGCAAATCAAACAGGTGTAAATTTGACAGAAGCATTACAGAAAAACTTGGACAAAAAAACAAAACGAGATAGCACAAGGCACAAAGAAAACAAAAAGCTAAACTAG
- a CDS encoding Hsp20/alpha crystallin family protein, with the protein MTLIKYRPSNSFLPSSFSEFFEQDFLPSNRSLFGSEISMPAVNISENENEHLIEVSAAGFEKDQFNIEVEDNKLTISAETKEEREESSGSDEEIAQENKKQNYYTRREFRSSSFKRSFTLPKNVDGENIAASYENGVLKLTLPKKTEVINKKKVAIS; encoded by the coding sequence ATGACACTTATTAAATATAGACCTAGTAATTCATTTTTGCCATCTTCTTTTTCAGAATTTTTTGAGCAAGACTTTTTACCAAGTAATAGAAGTTTGTTTGGTTCAGAAATTTCAATGCCAGCCGTAAATATTAGTGAAAATGAAAATGAACACTTGATTGAGGTTTCGGCAGCAGGTTTTGAAAAAGACCAGTTCAATATTGAAGTAGAAGATAATAAACTTACTATTTCGGCAGAAACGAAAGAGGAGAGAGAAGAAAGTTCGGGTAGCGATGAAGAGATAGCACAGGAAAACAAAAAACAAAATTACTATACTCGTCGTGAGTTTCGTTCTTCTTCATTCAAACGTTCATTTACATTACCTAAGAATGTAGATGGCGAAAATATAGCAGCTTCTTACGAAAACGGAGTTTTGAAACTTACTTTACCTAAGAAGACTGAAGTTATTAACAAGAAAAAAGTAGCTATTTCGTAA